A window of the Vigna angularis cultivar LongXiaoDou No.4 chromosome 3, ASM1680809v1, whole genome shotgun sequence genome harbors these coding sequences:
- the LOC108325964 gene encoding glycogen synthase kinase-3 homolog MsK-1: protein MTSVGVAPTSGLREASGHGAAGVDRLPEEMNDMKIRDDREMEATVVDGNGTETGHIIVTTIGGRNGQPKQTISYMAERVVGHGSFGVVFQAKCLETGETVAIKKVLQDKRYKNRELQTMRLLDHPNVVSLKHCFFSTTEKDELYLNLVLEYVPETVNRVIKHYNKLNQRMPLIYVKLYTYQIFRALSYIHRCIGVCHRDIKPQNLLVNPHTHQVKLCDFGSAKVLVKGEPNISYICSRYYRAPELIFGATEYTTAIDIWSVGCVLAELLLGQPLFPGESGVDQLVEIIKVLGTPTREEIKCMNPNYTEFKFPQIKAHPWHKIFHKRMPPEAVDLVSRLLQYSPNLRCTALDALTHPFFDELRDPNTRLPNGRFLPPLFNFKSHELKGVPAEILVKLVPEHARKQCPFLGL, encoded by the exons ATGACATCCGTTGGTGTGGCGCCAACTTCGGGTTTGAGAGAAGCTAGTGGGCATGGAGCAGCAGGTGTTGATAGGTTGCCGGAGGAGATGAACGATATGAAAATTAGGGATGATAGA GAAATGGAAGCCACTGTTGTTGATGGCAATGGAACGGAGACCGGACATATCATCGTGACTACCATTGGGGGTAGAAATGGTCAGCCGAAGCAG ACTATAAGCTACATGGCAGAGCGTGTTGTAGGTCATGGATCGTTTGGTGTTGTCTTCCAG GCTAAGTGCTTGGAAACTGGTGAAACCGTGGCTATCAAAAAGGTTCTTCAAGACAAGAGGTACAAGAATCGGGAGCTGCAAACAATGCGCCTTCTTGACCACCCAAATGTTGTCTCTTTGAAGCACTGTTTCTTTTCAACAACTGAAAAGGATGAACTCTACCTTAATTTGGTACTTGAGTATGTTCCTGAAACAGTTAATCGTGTGATCAAACATTACAACAAGTTGAACCAAAGGATGCCTCTGATATATGTGAAACTCTATACATACCAG ATCTTTAGGGCATTATCTTATATTCATCGTTGTATTGGAGTTTGCCATCGGGATATCAAGCCTCAAAATCTATTG GTCAATCCACACACACACCAGGTTAAATTATGTGACTTTGGAAGTGCAAAGGTTTTG GTAAAAGGCGAACCAAATATATCATACATATGTTCTAGATATTACAGAGCACCTGAGCTTATATTTGGAGCAACTGAATATACTACAGCCATTGACATCTGGTCTGTTGGATGTGTCTTAGCTGAGCTGCTGCTTGGACAG CCTTTGTTCCCTGGTGAGAGTGGAGTTGATCAGCTTGTTGAGATTATAAAG GTTCTCGGCACTCCAACAAGGGAAGAGATTAAATGCATGAACCCTAACTATACAGAATTTAAATTCCCACAGATTAAAGCACATCCATGGCACAAG ATCTTCCACAAGCGCATGCCTCCAGAGGCTGTTGATCTGGTATCAAGACTACTACAATACTCCCCTAACTTGCGGTGCACAGCT TTAGATGCTCTGACGCATCCTTTCTTTGATGAGCTTCGTGATCCAAATACTCGCTTGCCAAATGGCCGATTCCTTCCACcactatttaattttaaatctcatG